One genomic region from Hyalangium minutum encodes:
- the lpoB gene encoding penicillin-binding protein activator LpoB — MNTRLIVSASLAAMLSACYVGGPRAYTRGTYEDPNTIEMLSDEFNENDLQLIAKKMAESLSNSPRFAQTDPQRLPIVLVGKLKNSTSEHIDMRSLGDKIQTALAQTGRFALVDQQARWDIAEEYEYQGSGYVDPNQAKGPGQQVSVDFIMTGDLASIIQEVGNDKLVYYKMTAKLNNVRNGLIEWTDEKQIRKKFERRAVGW; from the coding sequence CTACGTGGGCGGCCCCCGTGCGTACACCCGCGGCACGTACGAGGATCCGAACACCATCGAGATGCTGTCGGACGAGTTCAACGAGAACGACCTGCAGCTCATCGCGAAGAAGATGGCCGAGTCCCTGTCCAACTCGCCGCGCTTCGCCCAGACGGACCCGCAGCGGCTGCCCATCGTCCTGGTGGGCAAGCTGAAGAACAGCACCTCGGAGCACATCGACATGCGCTCGCTGGGGGACAAGATCCAGACGGCGCTGGCGCAGACGGGCCGGTTCGCGCTGGTGGACCAGCAAGCGCGCTGGGACATCGCCGAGGAGTACGAGTACCAGGGGTCTGGCTACGTGGACCCGAACCAGGCCAAGGGTCCGGGGCAGCAGGTGTCCGTGGACTTCATCATGACGGGAGACCTGGCCTCCATCATCCAGGAGGTCGGCAACGACAAGCTCGTCTATTACAAGATGACGGCGAAGCTGAACAACGTGCGCAACGGCCTCATCGAGTGGACGGACGAGAAGCAGATCCGCAAGAAGTTCGAGCGCCGGGCCGTGGGCTGGTGA